Within Winogradskyella helgolandensis, the genomic segment TAAAGAAGGTGGTGGACTATGGAATGGTAGTGGAGTTTTAGATGTGGTTGATGTCACAATAACAGAAAACTCAGCTGTAGGTGATGCTACAGGAGGAGGTGGGATTTATAACAATGGTAACGGAACTATAAATATTTCGGCAGGAACAATTTTGTCGGGGAACATCGCTTCAGGATCAACTCCAGGTGGACGTGGTGGTGCTATTTTTAATAATACAGATGGGGTTTTAAATCTAGCAAATGGATTGGCAATTACAGGAAACTACGCTAGTAGAGCCGGTGGTGCCATTGAAGATAACTCTAATGGGAATTTAATTTTATCTGGTGTTACACTTACAGGAAACGCTGCAGGTGTAGATATTGGATTAGGAAATACAATTACACCAAATCCTGGAAATGGTGGTGCTGTACATTTATCAGGTACAACCAATGCAACAATTTCTGGATTTTCAACAGTTTCTAATAATTATGCAGCTAAAGAAGGCGGTGGATTATGGAATAACTTAGGAACCATGGATGTAAGCTTAACATTTTTAGATGCTAATATCGCTTCAGGCGATGAGGCAACTGATGGTGGTGGTGCTATTTTTAATAATGGAGGAGCTTTAGTTGTTGGAAATGCCGCAGCAATAACAAATAATATCGCAGATGGAACTTCTGGTTCTGGTGGTGGAATTTTAAGTACAGATGGTGCTGTTACAATTACAGATGCTGTTTTGGCTTTTAATCAATCTAATCGAGCAGGTGGTGCTATTGAAATTATAGATGGTTCTATTGATTTCTCAGGAAACTACAATGTTAGTGGTAACAATACAGGTGTTGCGCCAGCAGTAGCTAGTCCAGGCAATGGAGGTGCACTTCATATTAGTGGATCAGGAACAGCAACACTAACAGGTGGTACAATGAATGATAATGTAGCTGCTAGAGAAGGTGGTGCCTTATGGAACAGTACAGCCACAATGACCGTTGATGGTACAATGATTAGTGGAAATATAGCAAGTGGTCCAGCAGCGGATGATGGTGGTGCCGGAATCTTTAATAATGGTGGAACATTAATCATTCAAAATAATACAACAATAAGTAATAATATCGCAGATGGAGCTTCGGGTTCTGGAGGTGGTATATTAACTATTGGTGGTGATGTTACTGTAACGAGTTCTACAGTTACAATGAATCAGGCCAACAGAGCTGGTGGTGGAATAGAACATGCAGGTGGAACTTTAAATCTTATAGATACAACTTTAGACATGAATAATGCAGGAGTTTCTCCGGCAATGGCTGCACCAGGATCTGGTGGTGGACTTCATGTATCTGGTGCTGCGACAACGAACATTACAGGTGGTACAACTAACAACAATATTGCCGCTAATGAAGGTGGTGGTTTATGGAATGGATCAGGAATCATGACTATTGTAGATCATACCGTAGACGGAAATACAGCCTCAGGAAATGATGCAATGACTGCAGGTGCTGCTGGTGGAGGCGGAATTTATAATGAAGGAGGAACACTTGATATTTCAGGAATGACTGAAATTACAAATAATATAGCTGATGGAGCACAATCTACTGGTGGCGGAATTTTAAACGCAGCAGGTACTTTGATGGCGAACGGAATTACAATCGCTTTTAATGAATCGAATAGAGCAGGTGGTGGAATTGAAACTAATGGAAGTGGACCACTACTATTGACTGATGTTAGTTTGAATAATAATATAACAGGAGTTGTAACTGGTACAGGAGCACCTGGAAATGGTGGTGGACTTCACGTCAGTGGAGATAGCAGTGTTGATGTTGTAGGTGGAACTGTAAATGGAAATAGTGCAGCGCGTGAAGGTGGTGGTTTATGGAATGGTTCCGGAATAATGACAACTGACAATGTACTAGTAGATTCTAATAATGCTTTAGGAGGAGGAGCTGATGATGGAGGTGCTGGAATCTTCAATAATGGAGGAACGTTAAATATTACCAATGGCAGTATAATTTCTAATAATATGGCAACAGGAACTTCTGCGTCTGGTGGTGGATTATTGAGTACAGCAGGAGATGTTAATGTTATGGATTCTACATTTGATGGTAATGCAGCCAACAGAGCAGGTGGCGCTATTGAATTGATTGATGGG encodes:
- a CDS encoding beta strand repeat-containing protein, which translates into the protein MKNKITYVIAMAMTFFISTDAFAQVVTSGADDGTDGTLRNEIADTPIGGIITFDLSVTTVTLTSELLIDKDLIISGNSITPITIDASSNGRIFNISSGVVVLNDLALINGVAVDGGAMYISNALVTINDSSITGNTANGASGSGGGIFNDVGGVLVVNNSEISNNTANRAGGGIEDNSGAGLAITLLNVALNDNNAGVSPATAAPGNGGGLHITGAGSAIVTGGTVSGNVAGKEGGGLWNGSGVLDVVDVTITENSAVGDATGGGGIYNNGNGTINISAGTILSGNIASGSTPGGRGGAIFNNTDGVLNLANGLAITGNYASRAGGAIEDNSNGNLILSGVTLTGNAAGVDIGLGNTITPNPGNGGAVHLSGTTNATISGFSTVSNNYAAKEGGGLWNNLGTMDVSLTFLDANIASGDEATDGGGAIFNNGGALVVGNAAAITNNIADGTSGSGGGILSTDGAVTITDAVLAFNQSNRAGGAIEIIDGSIDFSGNYNVSGNNTGVAPAVASPGNGGALHISGSGTATLTGGTMNDNVAAREGGALWNSTATMTVDGTMISGNIASGPAADDGGAGIFNNGGTLIIQNNTTISNNIADGASGSGGGILTIGGDVTVTSSTVTMNQANRAGGGIEHAGGTLNLIDTTLDMNNAGVSPAMAAPGSGGGLHVSGAATTNITGGTTNNNIAANEGGGLWNGSGIMTIVDHTVDGNTASGNDAMTAGAAGGGGIYNEGGTLDISGMTEITNNIADGAQSTGGGILNAAGTLMANGITIAFNESNRAGGGIETNGSGPLLLTDVSLNNNITGVVTGTGAPGNGGGLHVSGDSSVDVVGGTVNGNSAAREGGGLWNGSGIMTTDNVLVDSNNALGGGADDGGAGIFNNGGTLNITNGSIISNNMATGTSASGGGLLSTAGDVNVMDSTFDGNAANRAGGAIELIDGNLMFSNSTMSNNDVNGLAGTAAPGNGGGFHVTGMSGMITISTSTITGNAAANEGGGLWNQGGTTMTVSMSTIDNNTAAEGGGIYNNTGSMTSVMTSTISGNTASVSGGGLTNNGASLDLNAVTVAMNSTDGIGGGIDAVNTVSLKNTIVALNTATTGTDVSGLLTSDDFNLIGTDDLSVFTAQMNDLEDVDPMLGPLQDNGGATLTHLLLNNSPAYDAGDVTDMFVDQIGQSVFGGARDIGSVEAQVALSVDDFNAASVLNLYPNPTKGQFNITIDNSVSGEIKAEVTSLSGRIVKQVKLVNGTNSVDIRGMSAGVYIVNVFTEQGRVSHKVILD